The bacterium DNA window CCTGAGCGTCACAATCAATGATCAGTACTTTTTTGCCAACAGCAGCGAGCCCTGCTGACAAATTAGTAACAAGTGTTGTTTTGCCTACTCCGCCTTTACTTGTGGCAACTGCAATCCGCTTCAGAACGGCCTCCTCTCAATTTTGGATACAATCATATATTAAACCGCATATATCTTAAGCAATCTACATGCCATGCAACTTTAATTATTAAAATCAGGAGTTTTTTTATACCTTCTATAAATCCTTAATAAACAATAAGCTAAAAATTTAAATTTCCAATATTTACCTGCAGAAATTTTAATTATCAGCAAGTACTATTTTAACCGCTTACTAAGTAACTATTAAAAGGTAATTTCTCCCTATTGCATTATTTTTACCAAAATATTTGGGAGTATCTTCTTTGAGGAATGATTTACGGAAGGATTTATTTATTCTTCTGTAATTTCTTATGTTTCTGCTTTTCCTCTATGGGATGCCTCCCTGCAATTTTCAAATTAAATCCATTCATTTGTTTTTCCTCTTAATCTACCCCTTGAAAAAGCATCGGCTGTCAGCCGAGGACCTCTGCAATCTTCTCTTTTATTGTTTCCGGTGTAAATGGTTTTACAACATAGTTAGCTGCACCTATTTTCAGGGCATCCATAACACTCTGCTTTTCCGCCTGAGTTGTAACCATTATTACCGGAATCCCCTTTGTCTTATCATCAGACTTTACCTGCTGAAGAAGAGCGAAACCATCCATATTAGGCATGTGCCAATCAGCAAGGATCAGCCCTATATCCGTCTCTTTTGAAAGAGCATCCAGTGCTTCAATTCCATCAGCAGCATGTACTACATCTTTGAATCCGGCTTCATTAAGACAATTGGTAAGAATACGTCGCATTGTACTGGAATCGTCAACAACAAGAACTTTCACAACATTCCTCCTTGAATTTAGCTGTTCAAAAGTTTATCCACAACTTTTTTTATAACATCAATACTGTCATAATAATTATCTATGATTCTCTTTTGTACCTGTTTTATCTTTAGTAAACCAGAGATATCCTCTGATTCGGCTTTATCAGAGTATACTGATTGTGTATGAGACGTTTTATCCATTACAGGAGAAAAATTCAACATTGACTCCGCAGTTTTTTGCTGTACGGAACCTCTGTTATAAAATCCTGTAATCACCCTCGTTGCAGCTTGTTTAACCTTATCCTGACGGGCTTCAGGCTCCCGAAGTTTTGCGTAAGCTTCCTTTATATCCGCAAGTATTGCATTCTTTTTATTCAGGTCTCTCGCCTGCCTCGATATCTCAACCTTATCACTGCCGGAAGTCTTTGCGCCTTCCTTGTTCTTTACCGGTTTTGCCCCATTTTTCTTTGCATCAAAATAATTTTTTGATGCTCTGAATAATCCGGATCCTGGAGGTATGTGTTCAACGCTCATACTAACCACCTTTTTCTCAGCGCTTATGCACTGAAAGCAGCACTGCTGCTTCTGTTCCTCTCATTTGTATAGCCGCTGATATTTTTTTTCCCGTCAAGAAGTT harbors:
- a CDS encoding ParA family protein, which translates into the protein MKRIAVATSKGGVGKTTLVTNLSAGLAAVGKKVLIIDCDAQ
- a CDS encoding response regulator, whose protein sequence is MKVLVVDDSSTMRRILTNCLNEAGFKDVVHAADGIEALDALSKETDIGLILADWHMPNMDGFALLQQVKSDDKTKGIPVIMVTTQAEKQSVMDALKIGAANYVVKPFTPETIKEKIAEVLG